CGTCGAGGTCGGTTCAGCGGGATTCTCCATGAAGGGAAGGCAACCTCCGGGCGGGCCGGCGACCACAGAGAGGTCGTAGCGGCCGCTGATGGGCCGTAGACGAACCGTCCCCCGGAAGGACCCCCGATGCAACACCGCAGACCCCGCCTGTCGAAGAAGCGGAAGACACTGGTCGCCACCGCGGTGGCCCTCGCGGCCCTCGCCGGTGTCACCGTCGCCCAGGCGGGTGAGTCGAGCAAGAAGTGCACGGCCGACGACACCGTCACGCTCGGCAAGTACTACGTCAACAACAACCAGTGGGGACGTGACAAGGCCACCGGCAGCCAGTGCGTGTGGGACAACTCCCAGTCGGGGTCCACGATTTCGTGGGGTACGTCCTTCACCTGGGCCAACAGCGGCAAGGGCACCGACGCGGATGTGAAGACGTTCGCGAGCACCGTCCTCGGCTGGCACTGGGGCTGGAAGGTCGACAAGGCGACCACCGGGCTGCCGGTCCGCGTCGGTGACCGTAAGCCGGTGAAGACCAGCTGGGAGTTCGCGCTCAGCGGCAACCCCGGCACCCTCGACGTCGCGTACGACCTGTGGCTGCACTCCAAGAACACCGCCGACTGGGCCGACCAGCCCACCGACGAGATCATGATCTGGCTCAACCGGCAGGGCGGCGCGGGCCCGCTCGGCACCAAGTACGGCAGCGTCAGCCTCGATGGCGCGATGTGGGACATCTACCAGGGGAACATCGGCTGGAACGTCTACTCCTTCATCCGTCGGAGCAACACCACGAAGGCGTCCCTGAACATCGACGACTTCACCCAGGCGCTCGTCCGGCGGAAGCTGCTGAGCAATGACAAGTACCTCTCCGGCATCGAGTCCGGCACCGAGGTCTTCAAGGGCTCGGGGCGGCTTGACACGAAGGCGTACTCCGTCGACATCGGCTGAACGGACGCGCGAAGGGTGGCTGCTTCGCGGTGGATCGGGTACATACGAACGGGTAGCACCCGTCGGTAACCGCCATGGTCCGAGGGCCCGATTCGCGGCGAGGTGAGCCTCATGTCCGCTCCATCCAGCAA
The nucleotide sequence above comes from Streptomyces sp. N50. Encoded proteins:
- a CDS encoding GH12 family glycosyl hydrolase domain-containing protein, producing the protein MQHRRPRLSKKRKTLVATAVALAALAGVTVAQAGESSKKCTADDTVTLGKYYVNNNQWGRDKATGSQCVWDNSQSGSTISWGTSFTWANSGKGTDADVKTFASTVLGWHWGWKVDKATTGLPVRVGDRKPVKTSWEFALSGNPGTLDVAYDLWLHSKNTADWADQPTDEIMIWLNRQGGAGPLGTKYGSVSLDGAMWDIYQGNIGWNVYSFIRRSNTTKASLNIDDFTQALVRRKLLSNDKYLSGIESGTEVFKGSGRLDTKAYSVDIG